The genomic region tatttttaatttttttatttttatatccgTTTTATTAGTTATGTTCGAATTTGTGGCTATATTGCTTTGACAAGTTTATTAGAGTTAAGAGAGGATCATTGCTTATTGGGAAAAGTTAAAAATTCGATATTGAGATTTGAGacattttaaaaatgtttaaaatgaaTACTTCATAATTGAGAGAGATTAAAATTGACATTGTTCTATTTAATTGAAGGGGTTAAGGCCATATCTGCTACTAATTACCGAATTGATCATCGAGAAATATTGACCTAATTCATTGTATCAAATTAGTAAGAGCTTTAAGGTTCATTAAATTTGACGGGGTGAGTGAAAAAAAATTAAGATACACAATGaaagtaaaaatagaaaatttatggCTAAATACTTAAACTAATATCGAACTTTTTACGAGTTATTTATATAAAAAGTCAAATATTTCaagataattatataaaattaaacatatataaaaatactCAAACAAAAACGATTTAAACAATTCCTAAAAAGTTTGGCTCTAATTTTAGCATTTACCCATAGTGGTAATCATCAAAAGCCTTTGACGACCTAAATTCACCACAATATGTAGGCCATTTGGTCTGTTGCCGTGGGTCATTGGATACCGGTGAACCTAGCTAGATTAGCTGGCCACAAGGGACAAACATGTTTAAACAAAACTATCCAAAATTTCAATGTCTTGTCTAAGATTAAAGAGGGTTTTTTTTTTCGATGATTATTTTTGGATTTCAACAAAAATTTGGGGTCAAATTAAGTTAAACCATTAAATAAGAGAGAAACTTTGTCATTTtcgtttttttttatttacaaaatttaaatttaaaattttaattaaaagataTCAAAGTTACGAATGTAGATATTATTAGAAGGGTTAtaaatatggaatgcattagaaaattgaatttattttgaaattgagtaatttgatcGATCtcaaaaatttcaaataatttaatttctGTCAATTTTAAAGAGAGTAACTAAAACAATTAATAACAATGTTAATGTCTTCAtcaattatacataaattttattggtataataacaaatttagttttCGATGTTCATATATTTTGTCAAtttggttttaattttaaaaaatcaacaaatttatCCTCAATATTTATACATTTGCATAAATGTTGGCGATTAAAATTGTTAAATCAAGGCAAAATTATCGAATGTGTAAATTTAAAAtgctaaatttataattatatcaattaaaattatattcaattgacgaaaaatataaataatgtaatttattatatttaattactcattttttaaattaatacttttattctttaaaaaaatcaatttacttAAAATGGAAATTGAGAAACTTCTGAAAACTTTTTTACCTAGACATGAAATGGCCTACCCCTACCATAGCCATGGTGCAACCATAGAAAATGAAAGTGACCTACCATTCACCAAATGGCACCTGAGATAATCCATTTTTGCTTATGAATCAATCAGTTGTTAGCCACCAAGCGGGCCAACCATTATATTTTGCTTTTGGATAGCATCATAATATTTTTCATATTCATTTTTCATACTCATTTTTCAGCTTCTGTTTAAGGTTTATAATTACCTTCTCAATAATATCATCTTCAAAATTTGAGTGTTATATTATACTAATTCAATCTAAAACCACATCCCTTTAACCAAAGCTCTGAGTCACTTTCCCACCTTAATCACCGGTTGATATCTTGGTCTGGATTTTGTAATTTCCttcgaaataaataatataacttGTTGAAACGGTTTATTCGTCATTGACAGTACTGTTTCCTCCGTTGCTACCGACCCAGTATTGTTTAACCGCAACTAGTATTTTCTCTGTTACAAGGGGACCACCTTCATCTGCATCATCCACCATCTTTATATCCCATCTCATGCCTTTAGCAATTGAGCTAACCTTGTTTATAACATCGACATCGTCCCGGAAGATTACAGCACCTTAAGACCGCAAAGTCTGGTCCATTTCCAAAAGCATGTCTTCAAATTTACACCTAtatgtataattatttatgtataaaCTTGTTCAGAGATAGATAATGGAACACTTTCATGGAAGATGATTAAAGCCGACTTACTTGTTTTCGTACAAGCTAAAAACACCATTAGCATGAATAAGGTCATATATTCCCGAGTATGTTGAGAAACCTTCACACCTTTAACAAACGAGAAACCAAAAATGTCATTAAAAGAATTTGTGAGGGTTCATTATCGAAGTTTTTACTAGTAATATTCCAATGCCCTTAAAAGGTCACTAGCTCTACCGTAGGTAAAAGTATATGGAGGtcattatattatgaattaaattgtattttgtttcctttacttaaaaaataagtaaattaatcatTATACGTTAAATCAAAGAACAAATCGgttctttctattaaaaattttattcatttctaCTATGCTCCTGTACATCAATATGAGATACATGTGAAGGACTAGTTTTTAACAGTACAAAtagatggatgaaatttttaacagaatgtctaatttattttttaatctaaTCTATAAGAACAAATCTGTCTATTTTTCTAATAGAGACGGTAAAATACAATCCGACTCCTAATATAGGAACATCTATGGTACTTTTACCCTCTACAGTATCAACATGCATGTTTGTTGagttttagagaaaatttacTAAGAGCCATACCAGTCATGATATATTCCGATTAGACCTCTCTCGTAAACATCTTAGCAATTGTGGGCACGACATCCATCACCCACTGTTTCGGTGATTCGGGTGTTGCTGCAAATCCTCCGAGGCCTGCATTCATGTCCATCACATTTCTATATCTCGTAGTACCGATCAATTTATCTATCCATCTGTAAGCGTTCACGTGTTTCTTCGAAAGTTTATTGTCTTCTTGGTAAGATTCAACAAGTCCTTCGGTTATCCAAGAAGGAACAGCAAAAGGCCTAGCAGGGAACTTCTCCAACTTCCCGCACGCCACTTTGCTCGCGCTACTAACCTTAGGGAACGGGGTTATGCACGTTTCCATTTTCGTGTACCTAAATGCCAAATATGAAAGAATTACAATGACAATACTAAACTCACCATGCATCATCTTCTGCGTCCTCGGTTTACACATATTGATAGACTTCCTACGACAAGATTTATAGTTAAACTCTTTTTCGCCAAATAGCAATATATCCCTTCTCGTATTTTTTCTCCCAACAAACAAGTTCAGCTAACTCTTCCATCTTTCTCTGTTCCGCGTTGAGATCTTCCTTAGATCGTTTCCAAGTTTTATAGTAGGTCTTCCAATTAATCGAACCCAGTTCTGTCGACTTCCATTTAAACAAGTACACATGTAGAAAGCTCATCAATTTCCGGATTGTTTTGAAGCTCAACATCCTTCTAGATAATTACCACTTACCATTTGAAGTCCACGGTACTAGGCACCGAGAACGTCGAGGCATATCCAATGCTCTAGATGATCCAAGAACACCAATAACGGCAGGCACACGTCGTTCCAGTGCAAACTGCACTTGTGCTTCGTGATTATCCCAAGGCGCAAATGACATAGCCAGAATGTTTCTCTTCAGCATATAAGCACCCCAACTTGCTACCTACATTATCATCGGTTCTATTATTAAGGGTAATACGATGGAGACAGACGATAGAATATAAGAGAATGAAGGTTCATGACACACAAACACTATATATAAAACCAAGACAACATGTATTCTATCATAAGCTCAGGATCGGCACAAGATAAACAGAGAAAATGATACTAACAAGCGAGCTGCATTGAAAATGACTAAACAACTATCTAGCCCTCAACTCCGACCCCAAAAGAAAGCAAATGCGTAAAAACATACCCCGCAGCCGGTGTCCAATGCTGTTCGGACAGGACCATCTACAATCAGGATGACTGAGGCatcaattataattaattaaaaaaattcacttattttttaCAATATTTTATAGATCTGTGCATTGCACAAATACAGACactaatatattataaaaaggaATTTAACTCTAGACGAAATTGGGTCGTTGGCTCATATTGTTTCATTGATCACACTATTAATCTGGTGGTCAAATTTTGGGGTTTTAGAGATGGACTTGCTTTTGCCAAGCCCACGAAATTTTTAGATTTGATTATTACTAATCCCGCCACCATGAAATCCATTTAAATCAGAAATTTATTTTAACCTTAGCATTTGACCAATTTTGGCCTATTGGTCGCGGATATTCACCACAATCCCAATCTCCACAGATTGTGCCTGTATGGTATAGTTTAGGTGGATGCGTGCTTAGGTTTGAGacagaaaaaacaaaaaagaaatttattgactgaaatgagaaaaaaaaattccAATCTTTAACTATAGACTCAATATCTCTGATTTTGAGTGTCTAAAACAAGAATGAAAGGGAAGAGAAATAGATTACAACATAGACAAGAACACACCAAAATCCCTTGATTTGGATATGCCTATTTGTTGTTATGATGCATCAGATGAGCCAAAAAAAGCTATGCTATGTATGCTGCATACTGTTCAATGGTTTACAATTACAAAAGCCTGGTGGGTCTGCAGCTGCTGCTAAGGGACACAATCTCCCAATGCTTGTAGATCCACTGTCAAATGGTTTATCATTGTCTTTTAGACCTTTGATTACTCTGCCAAAAACCCTGTTCTTAAAAGCTATAATGAATGTCATCAAAGGCTTCTGCTTTGCCAGGCTCTAGACTTGTTTTTTCAGACCATAGGGGTTCAAAAGAGGCTGTTCTAATCATTTTTCCAGGACATTCCCATGTCAAAAGATCAATGTTTTAGGTTCTGCAATGAacattttggttgtgtatatatatacattagatgTTAAAAGTACCGTGAAAGCCCCAGTACGAattagattgcattttgcctccatttactcaaaaaataggcaaatttgtctttatatgttagatcaaagagtaaactaatcatttttgttaaaaattccatctatttctactgttaaaaactggCATAGCTGACACAATAACCAGATAGTAACACGTGGTGTGCCACGTGTACATCATGTTGACGTACAAAAGCCAGTTTTTAACGGTAGAAATGAATCAATCTTTTAATAGGACCagtttactctttaatttaacatacaggactaatttgctcatttttttagTAGAGGCAAAATACAATCCGACTCTTAGTAAAAGAGTctctatggtacttttaccacattagacaaatatGAAACCAAATTGAAAAGAGAACATGAAGCATAATGGACAATATGTGCTAAAAGCGCACCAGTCTTCAATGTGCGGCTGGATTGGTTTATGTTTGTGTTGATGCCTTCATTTGATTTTAGTTCGATTCCCTCCCCCTTTTTTCTCCTCCCCGAAGAGCTCAAAGAACCTTCAACtacaaagaaattaaaaagaatgTGTTAGGATCAGAAAAAGTCACTCCAAAGATGCTAGTACCAACACTGAGCTAGCATCAAGTAAAATATCAGATGGTAGGTTTATTGTTCTCAAGAAGCTCCTCCGACTAACAGTTAAACATAAAATGACAACAGACATGAGTTTTGGCAATTTTGAAGCTTCtcaaataaaaattttcgaaCCTTGCCATTCCCACACCACTTTTGATTCACCCTTAACGAGCTTGGGGTAACGATCTACTCGAGAATCATCCT from Gossypium arboreum isolate Shixiya-1 chromosome 1, ASM2569848v2, whole genome shotgun sequence harbors:
- the LOC108480577 gene encoding LOW QUALITY PROTEIN: probable methyltransferase PMT2 (The sequence of the model RefSeq protein was modified relative to this genomic sequence to represent the inferred CDS: inserted 1 base in 1 codon; deleted 1 base in 1 codon; substituted 2 bases at 2 genomic stop codons), coding for MSSTRKKRPKSKHNSYSKNSSLNSILEPPQSLFPSKGEFLRLITVLAIASAVALSCNYFLTFFTSTSKPFCDSNLDPIDSFSDSCEPCPSNGKCYEGKLECIYGYRRHGKLCIEDRDIDETAKKLSESVEAGLCEAYAQVLCYGTGTVWVRENDIWNDLDRHKLMQNVGSDHTTYVYMKRRAMQTIAKLLETRANLHGLHEFKCPDALAEHYKPLTCRFRELVSKHSLIIMLICAGLIGCAVLFLKVRQRMYISARAEELYNQVCNMLEENALGSKNVDGEGESWVVASWLRDHLLLPRERKDPQLWKKVEELVQDDSRVDRYPKLVKGESKVVWEWQVEGSLSSSGRRKKGEGIELKSNEGINTNINQSSRTLKTDGPVRTALDTGCGVASWGAYMLKRNILAMSFAPWDNHEAQVQFALERRVPAVIGVLGSSRALDMPRRSRCLVPWTSNGKWXLSRRMLSFKTIRKLMSFLHVYLFKWKSTELGSINWKTYYKTWKRSKEDLNAEQRKMEELAELVCWEKKYEKGYIAIWRKRVNYKSCRRKSINMCKPRTQKMMHGEFSIVIVILSYLAFRYTKMETCITPFPKVSSASKVACGKLEKFPARPFAVPSWITEGLVESYQEDNKLSKKHVNAYRWIDKLIGTTRYRNVMDMNAGLGGFAATPESPKQWVMDVVPTIAKXVYERGLIGIYHDWCEGFSTYSGIYDLIHANGVFSLYENKCKFEDMLLEMDQTLRSXGAVIFRDDVDVINKVSSIAKGMRWDIKMVDDADEGGPLVTEKILVAVKQYWVGSNGGNSTVNDE